CCATGATCTCTTTGGGAGTCAATATCTTCATTTAAAGCTCCTCGATTACCGCTTTATCATTCGTATAGATGCAGATCTCCGAGGCAATGTGCATCGCCTCTTCCACGATCCCGCGGGCGGATAGGTCTGCATGCCGCAGAAGGGCCTTTGCGGCCGATTGGGCATAGGCGCCCCCGGACCCTATGGCGGCGACCCCGTCATCCGGCTCGATCACGTCTCCCGTTCCGGATACGACGAAGGTATGCTCGTCATCGGCCACGATCAGGAGCGCTTCGAGCCGTCTCAGCATCCGGTCCGTTCTCCAGTCTTTTGCCATCTCTACGGCGGCCCTGGTGATATTTCCATTATACTGCTCGAGCTTCTTCTCGAACCTCTCGAAGAGGGTAAAGGCATCCGCCGTGGCCCCCGCGAAACCGGCGATCACCTTGTCATGAAAGAGGCGGCGTACCTTCTTTGCCGTATGCTTCATGACGATATCGCCCATCGTGACCTGGCCGTCGCCTCCGATGGCAACTTTCCCCTTGTGTCTTACACATAAAATCGTCGTTGCTTCCATTCTACCTTCTTGGATGGGATTTGTCGTAAGTCTCCATCAGCTTCTCCATGGAGACGTGTGTATATTTCTGGGTGGTGGATAATTTTGAATGACCCAGCAACTCCTGAATAGTGCGGAGGTCCGCGCCGTTATCGAGCAGGTGCGTCGCGAAAGAATGGCGCACGCCGTGGAGTGCAAGATCTTTGAAGAGATGCACGTGGAGCTGATGCTTTTTCATGATCTTCAAAAGCCCGCCGTAAGAAAGCCGGTATCCCCTGGAATTTACGAAAACCGGGCCTTTCGATGAAGCCTTCCGGGCCTTGTCCCGGGACTCCAGGTACTCAACGATCGCCTGCTTCGCCTTATCGCCGAAAGGGAGCACCCGCTCCTTCCCGCCTTTTCCCTTCGCATGTACCCACATTCCGTCCATATGTATGTCTTCCATATCCAAATTA
The genomic region above belongs to Syntrophorhabdaceae bacterium and contains:
- the hslV gene encoding ATP-dependent protease subunit HslV, with the translated sequence MEATTILCVRHKGKVAIGGDGQVTMGDIVMKHTAKKVRRLFHDKVIAGFAGATADAFTLFERFEKKLEQYNGNITRAAVEMAKDWRTDRMLRRLEALLIVADDEHTFVVSGTGDVIEPDDGVAAIGSGGAYAQSAAKALLRHADLSARGIVEEAMHIASEICIYTNDKAVIEEL